One genomic region from Cellulomonas hominis encodes:
- a CDS encoding metallopeptidase family protein, translated as MAPRRFVPALRGDLPAGPVRRRDRRGRGIRGPLLPATLPAHRTRAERFDDLVLDSVERLEARWGKYLDGVEFAVEDVPPSNPAPWEHGGVPLGRYFPAQPGLPPRIVVYRRPVESRAADADELADLVHDVVVEQVAHLLGRAPDEVDPEHGDGR; from the coding sequence GTGGCTCCCCGTCGGTTCGTCCCCGCCCTCCGGGGCGACCTCCCGGCCGGCCCCGTCCGCCGGCGGGACCGCCGCGGGCGCGGCATCCGCGGTCCCCTGCTCCCGGCGACGCTGCCGGCGCACCGCACCCGCGCCGAGCGGTTCGACGACCTGGTGCTCGACTCGGTGGAGCGCCTGGAGGCGCGATGGGGGAAGTACCTGGACGGCGTGGAGTTCGCCGTCGAGGACGTGCCGCCCTCGAACCCCGCGCCGTGGGAGCACGGCGGCGTCCCGCTCGGCCGCTACTTCCCCGCGCAGCCCGGGCTGCCGCCGCGGATCGTCGTGTACCGGCGGCCGGTGGAGTCCCGGGCCGCGGACGCCGACGAGCTGGCCGACCTCGTGCACGACGTGGTCGTCGAGCAGGTCGCGCACCTGCTCGGACGGGCGCCCGACGAGGTGGACCCGGAGCACGGGGACGGGCGGTAG
- a CDS encoding DUF1861 family protein, with protein MSETVRVDHLLSAYRGTGTAVRAARRLRFAGVDGRDVYNVSAPFRAPDGAVVLAGRVEDRADERSETVLFARDDAGTWCPVPGAARPALQDPFVFGHAGVPHLGGVEVVEAVGPDGDPTLRYRTVVLRLADLARPEPAFTGPWGMKDLRFADLPDGRLAVLTRPQGGPDGRGRIGLAVVDSLAALTIADIEEAPRLERLFRPDEWGGVNQAVVLPDGTLGLLGHVARFDTAGDRHYYPMAFRLDPATLWYTAPELLFERRDLPPGPAKRPDLADVVFPGALVPAPGGVTAYCGVGDAEAYEVDLPAPFLVAPGEG; from the coding sequence GTGTCCGAGACGGTCCGAGTCGACCACCTGCTGTCCGCCTACCGCGGGACGGGCACCGCCGTCCGCGCGGCGCGACGCCTCCGGTTCGCGGGCGTCGACGGGCGCGACGTCTACAACGTCTCCGCCCCGTTCCGCGCGCCCGACGGGGCCGTGGTGCTGGCCGGCCGGGTGGAGGACCGCGCCGACGAGCGGTCCGAGACGGTCCTGTTCGCCCGCGACGACGCCGGTACCTGGTGCCCGGTGCCCGGTGCGGCCCGGCCGGCGCTGCAGGACCCGTTCGTGTTCGGCCACGCCGGCGTCCCGCACCTGGGCGGCGTCGAGGTCGTCGAGGCCGTCGGGCCGGACGGCGACCCGACGCTCCGGTACCGGACCGTCGTCCTGCGCCTCGCCGACCTCGCCCGACCGGAGCCCGCGTTCACCGGGCCCTGGGGCATGAAGGACCTCCGGTTCGCGGACCTGCCGGACGGGCGCCTCGCCGTCCTCACGCGCCCCCAGGGCGGCCCGGACGGGCGCGGGCGGATCGGGCTGGCGGTGGTCGACTCGCTCGCCGCGCTGACGATCGCCGACATCGAGGAGGCGCCCCGGCTGGAGCGCCTGTTCCGACCCGACGAGTGGGGCGGCGTCAACCAGGCGGTGGTGCTGCCCGACGGCACTCTCGGGCTGCTCGGCCACGTCGCCCGGTTCGACACGGCCGGCGACCGCCACTACTACCCGATGGCGTTCCGCCTGGACCCGGCCACGCTGTGGTACACGGCGCCCGAGCTGCTGTTCGAGCGCCGCGACCTCCCGCCCGGGCCCGCGAAGCGCCCCGACCTCGCCGACGTGGTGTTCCCCGGGGCGCTCGTCCCCGCTCCCGGCGGCGTGACCGCGTACTGCGGCGTCGGCGACGCGGAGGCGTACGAGGTGGACCTGCCCGCGCCCTTCCTCGTCGCGCCGGGCGAGGGCTGA
- a CDS encoding glycosyltransferase family 2 protein, whose translation MISQPQPAPSTGADAPAPARVRVVTIAYHPGDELADFARTLADATTADVELVIVDNGTDPEVADRVAAEAGGRVVRTGANLGYGAGANAGAAGATAPWLVVANPDVVWRPGSLDALLAAGERHPSAGALGPALLNEDGTVYPSARELPSLTQGVGHALLGKVWPGNPWTRAYQRRQETAGTERVAGWLSGACLLLRREAFEAVGGFDEDYFMFFEDVDLGERLGRVGRPSVYVPSAQVVHVGGVSWKARPAAMISAHHRSAERYLHRRYARWYHWPVRAAVSLGLRAREAVELRAAR comes from the coding sequence ATGATCTCTCAGCCGCAGCCCGCCCCGTCCACCGGGGCCGATGCCCCGGCCCCCGCCCGGGTGCGGGTGGTGACGATCGCGTACCACCCCGGCGACGAGCTGGCCGACTTCGCCCGCACCCTGGCCGACGCCACGACGGCGGACGTCGAGCTGGTCATCGTCGACAACGGCACGGACCCGGAGGTGGCCGACCGCGTCGCCGCCGAGGCCGGCGGCCGGGTGGTGCGCACGGGCGCGAACCTCGGCTACGGCGCGGGGGCGAACGCCGGCGCCGCGGGCGCGACCGCGCCCTGGCTGGTCGTGGCGAACCCGGACGTGGTCTGGCGGCCGGGCTCCCTGGACGCCCTGCTCGCCGCCGGCGAACGGCACCCGTCGGCCGGCGCGCTCGGCCCCGCGCTGCTGAACGAGGACGGGACGGTGTACCCGTCGGCCCGCGAGCTGCCGTCGCTCACCCAGGGGGTGGGGCACGCGCTGCTCGGGAAGGTCTGGCCGGGGAACCCGTGGACCCGCGCGTACCAGCGCCGCCAGGAGACCGCGGGCACGGAGCGCGTGGCCGGCTGGCTGTCCGGCGCCTGCCTGCTGCTGCGGCGTGAGGCGTTCGAGGCCGTCGGCGGGTTCGACGAGGACTACTTCATGTTCTTCGAGGACGTCGACCTGGGCGAGCGCCTGGGCCGCGTCGGCCGGCCGAGCGTCTACGTGCCGTCCGCGCAGGTCGTGCACGTCGGCGGGGTGTCCTGGAAGGCCCGCCCCGCCGCGATGATCTCGGCGCACCACCGGTCGGCGGAGCGCTACCTGCACCGGCGCTACGCGCGCTGGTACCACTGGCCGGTCCGGGCCGCGGTCTCCCTGGGGCTGCGGGCCCGCGAGGCCGTGGAGCTGCGCGCCGCGCGCTGA
- a CDS encoding glycosyltransferase: MTDSTQRSGAPATGSLAAPAPVTAVVVTRGATGFLATTLRALAAQTRTPARVLLVDAGDRPDPGVAAVLRDAGLPAGSTTLLTAPGARTYGDAVRRVLGGGEATRWLWLLHDDSAPAPTALAELVRAVEAAPSVGVAGVKQRTWTAPARLLEVGVRTSRSGRRMTDVEPGEVDQGQHDGRDDVLGVGLVGALVRRDVWDELHGTDPALGPFGDGLDLSRRARLAGHRVVVVPAAVVRHAQAGYHGLRDGDTGPVVDLDADGEPDGADPRRSFAARRTALLHQRLVWAPLPLLPLVAVMAVLAGLVRVLVRIAAKEPVLAAAEIAAPLRALGRPAAVARARAQTRRTRRLPRRTLRPLQADWRTVWRQWRDRRLTRAEARRVVRAPSELELRELAALAVRRRGTLSAVAVLLVAVTAVAFGPRVLDVLGGQTLVGGALVPAASRLGDLWDAATSGWVTGQLGAAGPTDALLTVLLPGTAVAGGSLGTALAALLLGSVLLAGLGAWFAAGAATRSVAVRAWAAVVWAALPSLLLAAGQGRAGAVLVHVALPWLVLALARAVGAQQTDVVLSGLATAVRAEDVPVAERDPGAEEWPDPEAWARAGEHPARRRGADPDPDPATVVTPVRGVPAAPPAPAAPPVSALGATDRGPEVRGEVTDDAADAPDASGDPGSSEEGAPDGRADGASDARADREPGRRADGGPGTPDAADPGATAAAERPAGSVAAAAAASLAFAAVVAGAPGLLLPGVVVLLLVALCAQRGRRLRVVLAAVPALVLLGPTLAAAASRGLEGVRLLLADPGTPLASDPASPVALLLGVPADGSALVPDWLPAWVPAEVAAWWPAVTGGAVVLLALLALLRGAPQARAVRLGWCAAAAGLAAAVAAGWVVVGLDDGTTVTGWAGAGVSFAMAGLLTAAVTGTRGVQARLARASFGWRQVAVAVVAVAVVLPPLVAWGAWSVQARRGAASELVAMDRAVVPAIGRQTQASADAPRVLALAPSVGGVVDWQLLRGDGPQVVEDAAAVRTRELSGDLATPDVADADDATAEVQGVVGTLSVGSSTDVAADLAALAVADVLVPPLPAAQAEDVALQQARTALVGRLDATPGLERITDGDSGVIWRVQPSADAADATAVAAWARLVPDATAARDAAGLSGEAVAVPAVPGVVGRVDTTIDAGGAGRLLVLAERADPGWRATLDGVPLRAVDDGWRQAFEVGADGGRLVVVHDAPDETAWTVTQGVVGLLALLLALPVRRRRAGRR, translated from the coding sequence GTGACCGACAGCACGCAGCGCAGCGGTGCGCCCGCGACCGGCTCCCTGGCGGCGCCGGCCCCCGTGACCGCGGTGGTCGTCACGCGCGGCGCGACCGGGTTCCTCGCGACGACCCTCCGGGCGCTCGCCGCCCAGACCCGCACCCCCGCCCGCGTGCTCCTCGTGGACGCCGGCGACCGGCCCGACCCCGGCGTCGCCGCGGTCCTGCGCGACGCGGGGCTGCCCGCCGGCTCGACGACCCTCCTGACCGCCCCGGGCGCCCGGACCTACGGCGACGCCGTCCGCCGGGTCCTCGGCGGCGGCGAGGCGACCCGCTGGCTGTGGCTGCTGCACGACGACTCCGCCCCCGCGCCGACCGCGCTCGCCGAGCTGGTCCGCGCCGTCGAGGCGGCCCCGTCCGTCGGGGTCGCCGGCGTCAAGCAGCGCACCTGGACCGCCCCGGCCCGGCTGCTCGAGGTCGGGGTGCGGACCTCCCGCTCCGGCCGGCGGATGACGGACGTGGAGCCGGGCGAGGTCGACCAGGGCCAGCACGACGGCCGCGACGACGTCCTCGGCGTCGGCCTGGTCGGCGCGCTGGTCCGCCGGGACGTCTGGGACGAGCTGCACGGCACCGACCCGGCGCTCGGGCCGTTCGGCGACGGGCTCGACCTGTCGCGGCGCGCGCGGCTCGCCGGCCACCGCGTCGTGGTCGTGCCCGCCGCCGTCGTGCGGCACGCGCAGGCCGGGTACCACGGCCTGCGCGACGGCGACACCGGTCCCGTGGTGGACCTGGACGCCGACGGCGAGCCCGACGGCGCCGACCCGCGGCGGTCGTTCGCGGCCCGCCGGACCGCGCTGCTGCACCAGCGCCTCGTCTGGGCGCCCCTGCCGCTGCTCCCGCTCGTCGCCGTCATGGCGGTGCTCGCGGGCCTCGTCCGGGTGCTGGTCCGGATCGCCGCGAAGGAGCCCGTGCTGGCGGCCGCCGAGATCGCCGCCCCGCTGCGCGCGCTCGGGCGGCCCGCCGCCGTGGCGCGGGCCCGCGCGCAGACGCGCCGCACCCGGCGGCTCCCGCGGCGGACGCTGCGGCCGCTCCAGGCCGACTGGCGCACGGTCTGGCGCCAGTGGCGCGACCGGCGCCTCACCCGCGCCGAGGCGCGCCGGGTCGTGCGGGCCCCGTCCGAGCTGGAGCTCCGCGAGCTCGCCGCCCTCGCCGTCCGGCGCCGTGGCACCCTCTCCGCCGTCGCGGTGCTCCTGGTGGCGGTCACCGCGGTCGCCTTCGGTCCCCGGGTGCTCGACGTGCTGGGCGGGCAGACCCTCGTCGGCGGCGCCCTGGTCCCCGCGGCCTCGCGGCTCGGGGACCTGTGGGACGCCGCCACCAGCGGCTGGGTGACCGGCCAGCTCGGCGCGGCCGGGCCCACCGACGCCCTCCTCACCGTGCTGCTGCCGGGGACCGCGGTCGCCGGGGGCTCGCTGGGGACGGCGCTGGCGGCGCTGCTGCTCGGCTCCGTGCTCCTGGCCGGCCTGGGCGCCTGGTTCGCGGCCGGCGCGGCGACCCGGTCGGTCGCGGTGCGCGCCTGGGCCGCGGTGGTGTGGGCGGCGCTGCCGAGCCTGCTGCTGGCCGCCGGGCAGGGTCGGGCGGGCGCGGTGCTCGTGCACGTGGCGCTGCCCTGGCTGGTGCTCGCGCTCGCGCGGGCCGTCGGGGCGCAGCAGACCGACGTGGTGCTGTCCGGGCTCGCGACCGCCGTCCGGGCCGAGGACGTGCCCGTCGCCGAGCGGGACCCGGGCGCCGAGGAGTGGCCGGACCCCGAGGCATGGGCCCGCGCGGGGGAGCACCCCGCGCGGCGGCGCGGAGCGGACCCGGACCCGGACCCGGCGACGGTCGTCACCCCCGTGCGCGGCGTCCCCGCAGCGCCCCCCGCACCGGCAGCACCCCCCGTCAGCGCGCTCGGGGCCACCGACCGGGGCCCGGAGGTCAGGGGCGAGGTCACCGACGACGCCGCGGACGCCCCGGATGCGTCCGGAGACCCCGGGAGCAGCGAGGAGGGGGCGCCCGACGGGCGCGCGGACGGTGCCTCCGACGCGCGCGCGGACCGGGAGCCCGGGCGGCGCGCGGACGGCGGGCCCGGCACGCCCGACGCCGCGGACCCCGGCGCGACCGCGGCCGCCGAGCGCCCCGCCGGGTCGGTCGCCGCGGCCGCCGCCGCGTCGTTGGCCTTCGCCGCGGTCGTGGCCGGCGCCCCCGGGCTCCTGCTGCCCGGCGTGGTCGTCCTGCTCCTCGTCGCGCTCTGCGCACAGCGCGGCCGGCGGCTGCGGGTCGTCCTCGCGGCGGTGCCCGCGCTGGTCCTGCTCGGCCCGACGCTCGCCGCCGCGGCCTCCCGCGGGCTCGAGGGCGTCCGGCTGCTGCTGGCCGACCCCGGCACGCCGCTCGCGAGCGACCCCGCGTCGCCGGTGGCGCTGCTGCTCGGCGTGCCGGCGGACGGCTCCGCCCTGGTCCCGGACTGGCTGCCGGCGTGGGTGCCCGCCGAGGTGGCGGCCTGGTGGCCGGCGGTCACCGGCGGCGCGGTCGTGCTGCTGGCGCTCCTGGCGCTGCTGCGCGGGGCGCCGCAGGCCCGGGCGGTGCGGCTGGGCTGGTGCGCCGCCGCCGCGGGCCTCGCCGCCGCCGTCGCGGCCGGGTGGGTCGTGGTCGGGCTGGACGACGGGACGACCGTCACGGGCTGGGCCGGCGCGGGCGTGTCGTTCGCGATGGCCGGGCTGCTCACCGCCGCGGTGACCGGGACGCGGGGCGTCCAGGCCCGCCTGGCGCGGGCGTCGTTCGGCTGGCGGCAGGTCGCGGTCGCCGTGGTGGCCGTCGCCGTCGTGCTGCCGCCGCTCGTGGCGTGGGGCGCGTGGTCGGTGCAGGCCCGCCGGGGCGCGGCGTCGGAGCTGGTCGCGATGGACCGGGCGGTCGTCCCGGCGATCGGCCGGCAGACGCAGGCGTCCGCGGACGCGCCCCGCGTGCTGGCGCTCGCGCCGTCCGTCGGCGGCGTCGTCGACTGGCAGCTGCTGCGCGGCGACGGGCCGCAGGTGGTGGAGGACGCCGCGGCGGTCCGGACGCGGGAGCTGTCCGGCGACCTGGCGACGCCGGACGTGGCGGACGCCGACGACGCGACCGCGGAGGTGCAGGGCGTCGTGGGGACCCTGTCCGTCGGGTCGAGCACGGACGTCGCCGCCGACCTCGCGGCGCTCGCCGTCGCCGACGTCCTGGTGCCCCCGCTCCCGGCGGCGCAGGCCGAGGACGTCGCGCTGCAGCAGGCGCGCACCGCGCTGGTGGGCCGCCTCGACGCGACGCCGGGCCTGGAGCGGATCACCGACGGCGACTCCGGGGTGATCTGGCGCGTGCAGCCCAGCGCCGACGCCGCGGACGCGACCGCGGTCGCCGCCTGGGCGCGGCTGGTGCCCGACGCGACCGCCGCGCGGGACGCCGCGGGGCTGTCCGGCGAGGCCGTCGCCGTCCCGGCGGTGCCGGGCGTGGTCGGGCGGGTGGACACGACGATCGACGCCGGGGGCGCGGGCCGGCTGCTGGTCCTCGCCGAGCGCGCGGACCCGGGCTGGCGCGCGACGCTCGACGGCGTGCCGCTGCGGGCGGTCGACGACGGGTGGCGGCAGGCGTTCGAGGTCGGCGCGGACGGCGGCCGGCTGGTCGTGGTGCACGACGCGCCGGACGAGACGGCGTGGACGGTGACGCAGGGCGTCGTGGGGCTGCTGGCCCTGCTCCTGGCCCTGCCGGTCCGGCGCAGGCGGGCGGGGAGACGATGA
- a CDS encoding DUF5719 family protein has product MTATTTGPVPPTRRGRAARLLSGVLVLGLAGGVVAAASARSAPAPGALPAATVDVDAATTTLVCPGPLRLPDDTASGDSAFERVPVAPAETVTAFDTVASGTASLTPLGGTATALEDGTGALASPSAPVVLRADPVDGEPARVAGVTSSRVTDGDLRGLSAGSCARPSSDVWLVGGSTALESTADLVVVNPGATAAEVTVQLWGPNGEADLANGGTLLVPPGGQQVVVLPAVAAEQRRTVVHVSAAGGQVSAYLQDSLLDGFTPRGTDLVTAGADPATTQVVPGLTVPAVDVDDPQAGALRLLVPGADAARVSVRLLGPDGEVPLPGAEGVELAPGEVTDLPLGGLAAGTYTAVVEATAPVVAGGTVARQGAPGELDEGPRLERAWSASTATGSGLVAVPAGAQGTLALGALPSGDADPDAAEPVPSATPSPEPTQGQRPDPEAAAEPQGPTVAVTVRAYGASGVLGTREVQVPVGATAVLALAELGTGVVGVEVLPDGDGAAEVAWALVASVARPDGTLLSVVSPLTDAEAVTQADVREGRRLGLD; this is encoded by the coding sequence ATGACGGCGACGACGACGGGTCCGGTCCCGCCCACCCGGCGGGGGCGCGCGGCGCGGCTGCTCTCGGGTGTGCTGGTGCTCGGGCTGGCGGGCGGAGTCGTGGCCGCCGCCTCGGCACGATCCGCGCCCGCGCCCGGCGCGCTGCCGGCCGCGACCGTGGACGTGGACGCGGCGACCACGACGCTCGTGTGCCCCGGCCCGCTGCGGCTCCCGGACGACACCGCCTCGGGCGACTCCGCGTTCGAGCGGGTGCCCGTCGCCCCGGCCGAGACCGTCACCGCCTTCGACACCGTGGCCTCCGGCACCGCGTCGCTCACGCCGCTGGGCGGGACGGCGACCGCGCTCGAGGACGGGACCGGCGCGCTCGCGTCCCCGTCCGCCCCGGTCGTGCTGCGCGCCGACCCGGTCGACGGGGAGCCGGCACGCGTCGCCGGCGTCACGTCCTCGCGCGTCACCGACGGCGACCTGCGCGGCCTGTCCGCCGGCTCCTGCGCGCGGCCGTCCTCGGACGTCTGGCTGGTCGGCGGCAGCACCGCGCTGGAGAGCACGGCGGACCTGGTCGTCGTGAACCCGGGCGCCACCGCCGCCGAGGTCACCGTGCAGCTGTGGGGACCGAACGGGGAGGCCGACCTGGCGAACGGCGGCACGCTCCTGGTCCCCCCGGGCGGCCAGCAGGTCGTCGTGCTGCCCGCCGTCGCCGCCGAGCAGCGGCGCACGGTCGTGCACGTCTCGGCGGCCGGCGGGCAGGTCTCCGCGTACCTCCAGGACTCCCTGCTGGACGGCTTCACGCCGCGGGGGACGGACCTGGTCACCGCGGGCGCGGACCCCGCCACGACGCAGGTGGTCCCGGGCCTCACGGTGCCCGCCGTCGACGTCGACGACCCCCAGGCGGGTGCGCTGCGCCTGCTGGTCCCCGGGGCGGACGCGGCCAGGGTGTCGGTGCGGCTGCTCGGGCCGGACGGCGAGGTGCCGCTGCCCGGTGCCGAGGGTGTGGAGCTGGCCCCCGGCGAGGTGACCGACCTGCCGCTCGGAGGGCTGGCCGCCGGCACGTACACGGCCGTCGTCGAGGCCACGGCGCCCGTGGTCGCCGGCGGCACGGTCGCCCGGCAGGGCGCACCCGGCGAGCTGGACGAGGGGCCGCGCCTGGAGCGCGCGTGGTCCGCCTCGACGGCGACCGGGTCGGGCCTCGTCGCGGTCCCCGCGGGGGCGCAGGGCACGCTGGCGCTCGGCGCGCTGCCGTCGGGCGACGCCGACCCCGACGCCGCCGAGCCGGTGCCGTCCGCCACGCCGAGCCCCGAGCCGACCCAGGGGCAGCGCCCGGACCCCGAGGCGGCGGCCGAGCCGCAGGGACCCACCGTCGCCGTGACGGTGCGGGCCTACGGCGCGTCCGGGGTGCTCGGCACCCGCGAGGTGCAGGTCCCGGTCGGCGCGACGGCGGTGCTGGCCCTCGCGGAGCTCGGCACCGGCGTCGTGGGCGTCGAGGTGCTGCCGGACGGCGACGGTGCCGCCGAGGTGGCCTGGGCGCTCGTCGCGTCCGTCGCGCGCCCCGACGGGACGCTGCTGTCCGTGGTGTCCCCGCTCACGGACGCGGAGGCGGTCACGCAGGCGGACGTCCGGGAGGGCCGGCGGCTCGGTCTCGACTGA
- a CDS encoding carbohydrate ABC transporter permease, with protein MSTTLVPPSTHAPTPDRERVLATAAARRREQRRRTWHRSLAKHLVLCVVALSMLLPLAWMVTTSLKADGDVFAIPPQWIPDDPQWQHYREVFEALPFARFFLNTALYTLAVMAGEVLVSIVVAYGFARFDFRGKKPLFLFLLITIMLPGEITIVPGYIFWAEIGDTLGVELINTYWPLILPALGGQAVHIFFLFQFFRAIPRDFAEAAYLNGAGWWTILWRVFVPLSRPAVVTIAVTSFMGTWNAFLGPLIYLNDVEKFTVQVGLTMFRGQFETDWPLLMAATTLSIIPVLVLFFTMQRYFVPSRASEAVR; from the coding sequence ATGAGCACCACCCTCGTCCCCCCGTCCACCCACGCGCCGACGCCCGACCGCGAGCGCGTGCTCGCCACGGCGGCCGCCCGCCGCCGCGAGCAGCGCCGCCGGACCTGGCACCGGTCGCTCGCGAAGCACCTCGTGCTGTGCGTCGTCGCGCTGTCCATGCTCCTGCCGCTCGCCTGGATGGTCACGACCTCGCTCAAGGCGGACGGCGACGTGTTCGCGATCCCGCCGCAGTGGATCCCGGACGACCCGCAGTGGCAGCACTACCGCGAGGTGTTCGAGGCGCTGCCGTTCGCCCGGTTCTTCCTCAACACCGCCCTCTACACCCTGGCCGTCATGGCCGGGGAGGTACTGGTCTCCATCGTCGTGGCGTACGGCTTCGCACGGTTCGACTTCCGCGGGAAGAAGCCGCTCTTCCTCTTCCTGCTCATCACGATCATGCTGCCCGGCGAGATCACGATCGTTCCCGGGTACATCTTCTGGGCGGAGATCGGGGACACGCTCGGCGTCGAGCTCATCAACACGTACTGGCCGCTGATCCTGCCGGCGCTCGGCGGGCAGGCCGTGCACATCTTCTTCCTGTTCCAGTTCTTCCGCGCGATCCCCCGGGACTTCGCGGAGGCCGCGTACCTGAACGGGGCGGGCTGGTGGACGATCCTCTGGCGTGTCTTCGTCCCGCTGTCCCGGCCGGCGGTCGTCACGATCGCGGTTACGTCGTTCATGGGCACGTGGAACGCGTTCCTCGGCCCGCTGATCTATCTCAACGACGTGGAGAAGTTCACCGTCCAGGTGGGTCTGACCATGTTCCGGGGGCAGTTCGAGACGGACTGGCCCCTGCTCATGGCCGCGACGACGCTCTCGATCATCCCCGTCCTCGTCCTCTTCTTCACCATGCAGCGGTACTTCGTGCCGTCCCGCGCGTCCGAGGCGGTCCGGTGA
- a CDS encoding ABC transporter ATP-binding protein has product MPTIELSHVSKVYGTSTLAVDDVSLTIADREFVVLIGPSGCGKSTLLRMLAGLEDVTAGDVLVDGRRMNDVHPKDRDVSMVFQNYALYPHMSVAQNISFGLRLRRTPRAVVREKVAEVAGTLGLEPYLERPPAELSGGQRQRVALARAMVQQSGIFLMDEPLSNLDAKLRGTMRAEILALHRSLGVTTVYVTHDQVEAMTMADRIVLLEDGVVRQQGTPRELYQDPADRFVAQFLGEPEINLLPARWSEGAVVVPGVQVPRGWLPAGCTAAAAGTGLTLGVRPEHVRVGEELRDGEAALAAEVVLLEQRGDEAFATLRAGAHTVVAKVPAESPLRPGDRTAAHVPAERAHVFAADTGAALRG; this is encoded by the coding sequence ATGCCCACGATCGAGCTGTCCCACGTCTCGAAGGTCTACGGCACCAGCACGCTCGCCGTCGACGACGTGTCCCTCACCATCGCCGACCGTGAGTTCGTGGTCCTGATCGGCCCCTCCGGCTGCGGGAAGTCCACGCTGCTGCGGATGCTCGCCGGCCTGGAGGACGTCACGGCGGGCGACGTCCTCGTCGACGGCCGCCGCATGAACGACGTGCACCCCAAGGACCGCGACGTCTCGATGGTGTTCCAGAACTACGCGCTGTACCCGCACATGTCCGTCGCGCAGAACATCTCGTTCGGGCTGCGGCTCCGGCGCACGCCCCGCGCGGTCGTCCGGGAGAAGGTCGCAGAGGTCGCCGGCACGCTCGGTCTCGAACCGTACCTGGAGCGGCCGCCCGCCGAGCTCTCCGGCGGCCAGCGGCAGCGCGTCGCCCTGGCCCGGGCCATGGTCCAGCAGTCCGGGATCTTCCTCATGGACGAGCCGCTGTCCAACCTCGACGCGAAGCTCCGGGGCACGATGCGCGCCGAGATCCTCGCGCTGCACCGCTCGCTCGGCGTCACCACTGTCTACGTCACCCACGACCAGGTCGAGGCCATGACCATGGCCGACCGCATCGTGCTGCTCGAGGACGGCGTCGTGCGCCAGCAGGGCACCCCCCGCGAGCTCTACCAGGACCCCGCCGACCGGTTCGTCGCGCAGTTCCTCGGTGAACCCGAGATCAACCTCCTGCCCGCGCGCTGGTCCGAGGGCGCCGTCGTCGTCCCGGGCGTCCAGGTGCCGCGCGGGTGGCTTCCGGCCGGCTGCACCGCCGCTGCCGCGGGTACCGGGCTCACGCTGGGCGTGCGGCCGGAGCACGTGCGTGTGGGCGAGGAGCTGCGGGACGGCGAGGCAGCGCTGGCCGCCGAGGTGGTCCTGCTCGAGCAGCGTGGGGACGAGGCGTTCGCGACCCTCCGGGCGGGCGCGCACACGGTGGTCGCGAAGGTGCCGGCCGAGAGCCCGCTGCGTCCCGGCGACCGGACCGCCGCCCACGTGCCGGCGGAGCGTGCCCACGTCTTCGCCGCGGACACCGGCGCGGCCCTGCGGGGATGA
- a CDS encoding DUF3499 domain-containing protein — protein MRPVRQCSRTACGRPAVATLTYVYADSTAVLGPLATLAEPHSYDLCAEHASRLTAPRGWEVVRLTPEFVETGPSHDDLLALADAVREAGRPAPAAVAVEGLPSAAHLAEPETRRRGHLRVLRGEED, from the coding sequence GTGAGACCCGTCCGCCAGTGCTCCCGCACCGCGTGCGGTCGTCCGGCGGTGGCCACCCTGACGTACGTGTACGCCGACTCGACCGCCGTGCTCGGCCCGCTCGCGACCCTCGCCGAGCCGCACTCGTACGACCTGTGCGCCGAGCACGCCTCCCGCCTCACCGCGCCGCGCGGCTGGGAGGTCGTCCGGCTCACGCCGGAGTTCGTCGAGACCGGCCCGAGCCACGACGACCTGCTGGCCCTGGCCGACGCGGTCCGCGAGGCCGGGCGTCCCGCGCCCGCCGCCGTCGCCGTCGAGGGGCTGCCGTCCGCGGCGCACCTCGCGGAGCCCGAGACCCGGCGCCGCGGCCACCTGCGGGTGCTGCGCGGCGAGGAGGACTGA